ACATCATCGCGATAATGTGTCACATCAATTTCACCTGTTGGCACTTGAACTTGTTCAATCGCTTCGATTTTTTTCTCGATTCTATTCGCAAGAAATACGCCTCTTGTCTTAACACCTAACAAGACGATATCTTTAGTACCTTTATTCTTCTCAAGTATTTCATGTGACATTCTTGTTAATGCTCTATTTATAGCAGCATCATCCATGATTAACCTTTCAGCCATATTCAATCTCCTTCCACAAAAAAATACTCACGTCTTTAGAAGACATGAGTATATACTGGTACCTATAAATAGGTCCACACGTACATATTAAGTCTTCTCAGCCTCTCTGGACTGTCTGTTAAAGACGATTTAATTGTTAAACCTATATTATCGTTTTTTTCTGTTGATGTCAAAGTTTATATTGAATTAATTAAGTATTTTTACACGTTCTATTTATTTTTTATCTTCGTGATTTCTTAATTTTTCTAATATTGTTGCAAAGTATTCAGGTAGTGGTGCTTCTTTTTCAATATATTCACCTGTGACTGGATGCTCAAAACCTAATAAACCAGCATGAAGTGCTTGACCGTCTATATTCATCGTCTTTTTAGGTCCATATTTTGGATCGCCGACCAATGGGAAGCCAATATGTTTCATATGAACCCTAATTTGGTGAGTACGGCCAGTTTCTAACTGACAATTTACTAATGTATATTTATCGAATTTATCAATAACATTAAAATGTGTCACTGCTTCTTTACCATCATCAACAATGGCCATTTCTTGACGTTCTCTAGGATTTCTTCCTATTGGAGCTTCAATCGTTCCAAATTCATGTGGTATATTTCCGTGAACGAGCGCAGTATACTCTCTTGTCACCGTTTTATTAACTAATTGTTCAACAAGGCCTCTATGAGCAATGTCATTTTTAGCAATCATTAATAAACCTGAAGTATCTTTATCGATACGATGAACAATTCCCGGTCTAATTTCACCATTAATTCCAGACAAATCATTAATAACATGCATTAAACCATTTACTAAAGTACCTGTATAATGCCCTGGTGCTGGATGAACGACCATGCCTTTAGGTTTGTATACTACCGCTACATCTTTGTCCTCATAATATACTTCAATACCTAAATCTTCTGCAACGATGTCTACTTCTTCGATGACTTTCTCAGTAGCAACGATTACGTCGTTTAATTTTGTTTTGTAGTTAGCTTTAATAACACTGCCATTTACTTCAACTAAACCTAATCTAATCCAGTCTTGAATTTGGTTCCTAGACCAATCTGGGTTTAATTCAGGTAATAACTTATCTATTCTAACGCCTTTTTCACTATCTTTTTCAATCTTAAATTCAAATGTATTCAAGCTTTTTCCTCCTTACCTTCAAATAAAATCACAATGATTAGTACAATTACGCCTATTGTTAAAGCAGCATCTGCTACATTAAATATCGGAAAATTATAACTAAAGATATATGTATCAATAAAATCAACAACTTCGCCTCTAAATAAACGGTCTATAAAATTACCAATAGATCCTGCAATTAATAAACTTAAACCAAGTTGTATAACAGGTTGACCATATCCTTCATTTTTAAAGAACATAAATAAAATAACAAGTACAACAACAGTAACGATATAAAACAACCACATTTTTCCTTGTAAAATCCCCCAAGCAGCACCTTGGTTTCTATGAGACGTTATATATATAGCATTACTGATTACTTTTATAGAGTCACCAACTTCTAATGATTTAACAATTAAAAGCTTAGTAAATTGATCAATTGCTATTAATAATATAATAAAAGTACTCCATATCGGTATATTGTAACCTTTACGCATCTATATTTCACTCCAATCTTGATTATTTTACCACATAATACGACTGGAATGTTAATTTCATAAACAATGAAAAGCACAAATCAACTCATTTTGATTTGTGCTTTTCTGAATTCTTATACTAATGTTTTAACAACTGATTGACAACGTGGGCATAGATGATCAAGTTCACCAACTGAACCTAATTCATCTGAGTAATTCCAACAACGTTGACATTTTTCTCCGTCAGCATGTTCAACTTTTACTTTAACATATTCGTAAGCTTCACCGTCTGTTAATTCATCAACTACATCAACTTTTGATACGATAAATAGTTGTTGTAAGTCTTGGAACTGACTTAAGAATTCTACAGTATTAAAGTCTTCTGAATTTGAAAGTGTGATATGCGCTTCTAATGATTTACCAATAACTTTTTCGTTACGCGCAACTTCTAAAGCTCTGTTCACATCATCTCTTACTTTCATAAGTTTAGACCATTTTTCAACTAATTCAATATCAACTTCATGTGGATTAGGCATATTCGTTAAATGAACACTTTCTTCTTCTACGTGTGGAATGTGTCCCCAAGTCTCATCAGCAGTATGTGGAATAATAGGTGCTAACACTTTAGTTAACTTCACTAATGTTTCGTTTAACACGGTTTGCATACTACGACGTTTCAATGAATCAACTTCTTCGATATATAAAATATCTTTACCATAATCTAAGTAGAAGTTACTTAATTCTACGTTAATAAAGTTTTGAATATCTTGGTAAATATCTAAGTAATCAAATGCTTCATAATGAGATAACGTTCTACCAATAAATTGATTTAATCTGTTATGCATATATTGATCAATTTCAAGCATGTCTTCATATTTAACGCTATCTGTAGCAGGATTGAAATCACTCACATTACCTAGTAAGAAACGGAACGTATTTCTAATTTTACGATATACGTCAGAAGTTTGTTTTAAGATGTCATTTGAGATACGTACGTCTGCTAAGTAATCTACACTACTTACCCATAATCTAGCAATATCGGCACCCATTTGCTTAACAATTTTATCTGGCACGATAACGTTACCTAAAGATTTACTCATTTTCTTACCTTCTCCATCCATAACGAAACCATGTGATAGTAACATTTTATATGGAGAGATACCTTTAGTTGCTACAGATGTTGTAATTGAAGAGTTGAACCAACCTCTATATTGGTCACTACCTTCTAAATAAATATCTGCTGGGTATGATAATTCAGGACGTGTTTCTAGAACACCTCTATGTGTTGATCCTGAATCAAACCAAACGTCCATAATATCTGTTTCTTTAGTGAATACTCCATTTGGACTACCTTCGTGTGTAAATCCTTCAGGTAATAAATCTTTTGCATCTCTTTCAAACCAAATGTTTGAACCATGCTCTTCAAATAGATTTGCAACATGATTAATTGTTTCGTCTGTCATGATGATATCGCCATTTTCAGCATAGAATACTGGCAATGGTACACCCCATACTCTTTGACGTGAGATAACCCATTCTCCTCTATCTCTAATCATGTTATATAATCTCGTTTTACCCCAATCAATTTTGAACTTCGTATCATCAATTGCATCTAAAATGTCTTGTCTTACTTTGCTGATAGATGCAAACCATTGTTCTGTTGCTCTAAAGATGACTGGTTTTTTAGTACGCCAGTCATGAGGGTATGCATGTTTAAAGAATGAAAGTTTTAATAGTGCGCCAACTTCATCTAATTTTTCAGTAATAGTTTTGTTTGCTTTATCGTAAAATTGTCCTTCGAATTCACCAGCTTCTTCAGTGAATACACCTTTGTCATCAATAGGACTAATAACGTCTAAACCATACTTTTGTCCTACAACATAGTCATCTTCACCATGTCCAGGTGCTGTGTGAACACATCCTGTACCAGCATCAGTTGTAACATGGTCACCTAGAATTAATAATGATGTTCTATCGATAAATGGATGTTGCGCTGTTACATATTCTAATTCAGAACCACTAAATTCTTTCTCTCTGACGATTGTTTCTTTATTCCATTCTAACGCTTCACAAACTGTATCTAATAAAGCTTCTGCAACAACATATTTTTTACCTTCAACGTTTACTTGAACATAATTTAATGTTGGATTTACAGCAATTGCAACGTTAGATGGAATTGTCCAAGGTGTAGTTGTCCAAATAACAAACGCTGCATCTTCATCAACGATTCCTTTACCATCGACTACATTAAATGCTACATATATTGAAGGAGATTTTTTATCTTGATATTCAATTTCTGCTTCTGCTAATGAAGATTCACTTGAAGGAGACCAATATACTGGTTTTTTCCCTTTATAGATTAATCCTTTGGCAGCCATTTCACCAAACACTCTAATTTGAGCTGCTTCGAATTCAGGTTTCAAAGTAATGTATGGGTTATCCCAATCACCATTAACACCTAAACGTCTGAAGTCTGCTTTTTGTAATTCAATTTGCTCTAATGCAAACTCTTTACATTTTTCACGGAACTCCGCTATAGACATTTCTTTTCTTTTAACACCTTTGTTCGTTAAAGCTTGCTCAATTGGTAAACCGTGTGTATCCCAACCAGGAACGTATGGTGCATAATAACCAGACATTGATTTTTGTCTAACGATGATGTCTTTCAAAATTTTATTTAAGGCATGTCCCATATGTAAATTACCATTTGCATATGGTGGTCCATCATGAAGAATAAATGGTGTATTCCCTTTATTTTTCTCTAAAATTTTATTAAATAGGTCTTTCTCTTTCCACTCTTCTTGAATTTGTGGTTCTTTGTTTGGCAAACCACCTCTCATTGGAAAACTTGTTTTAGGCATTAGTAACGTATCTTTGTAATCCATAAGTCTTAATCTCCTTCATCATTTAAATTAAAATAAAAAACTCTAAGTTGAAATAATAGGGACGACTTTAATCGCGGTACCACCCTCATTAACTCAACTTAGAGTTCACTCATCAACAATATATCATTTTGTAAACAGGTGATACCTAAAGCTTTGAATTCATTAGGCTCTCACTATCCCTAATTCGCTTAGCAATTCATTATTCTTTAGACGTGTCCTCTTCACTTTTAACTGATTGATTATTTATCTGTTCTTGATTATTTTCTTCTTCTTTATTCAAAATGTCAATATTTTCTTCAGTAACTTTTTGTTGATCGACATCATAATTCAGTAAATAATCCCAATCTTCATTTTTCAATAAATCTAATTGCGCTTCTACTAACATGCGGAAACGAGAGCGGAATACTTTAGATTGACGTTTCATATCTTCAGTTTGGAAACTGATATGACGCGCTTTTTGAAGTGCATCGTTAATGATTTGATCAGAACGACCTTCTGCTTCTTTAACAATAGCATCTGCTCTCAAAATAGCCGTATGCTTTGTTTCTTCGCCTGCTTTTTGTGCTTGTAATAACGCTTCAGATATTGTATTTTCAACCGCTTTAAAACGGTTGATATTTTCATCTTTATCATTTATTAAAGTTTGTAATTGTTCTTTATCAGCTTTTAACTTTTCAATTTCATTACTTAAAGTCTGTAAGTATTCACGTACTTCTGTTTCATCTAATCCTTTATGGACTCTACTGAATTCTTTTTGTTTGATTTCTTCAGGGGTAAATGCCATAAGTTTTCCTCCTCAGCACTATTTAAACAAAGTTCGATAAGTTATTCTTATCTTGCCTTTTTTAGACTCTCCATTGTTTGCTATGATCAAAGCTCGACCGTATCCTTTAATAGATAATAAGTCATTCTCTTCGACTGTAAAGTCTACTGATTCAATTTCTCTATGATTCACTTTAACACGTTTACCTTCGATAAGCTTTTTACTTATCGTTCTACTTGTATTTGTAATATGTTTAATGATTACATCAAGTCTCATCGTGCTAACTGTTATATCATGAGTAATCCAATTCTCACTTGATTGTATCATATTTCCGAATGGAATAGAACTCAATTTGATTCCAGCGCCTTTAATCTTTGTTAATTCCATCATAATATATGATTCAAATCTTTTTGTCAAAACAAACTGTATGCGATCATTGACAATAATATCGCCAAGTTGGTTTCTATCTATCCCAAGAGACATAATCGTTCCTAAAACATTTCTGTGCGTCAGTTTAACAAACTTAGAAGGATATGTAAGTTCAATCAGAACAATTTCATAATCTTCTTCTGTTGGAACAAAATAATCTGGCGCAATGATTGCACGTTTTCTTTCTAATTTATCATCCCCGCCAAAATAATGTACGTTCAGCTCGTCAAATCCTCCAACGATCGTTTGCAAAATATATTGTTCTCTAGGGTCTAAAAAATCTGTTAATACATGTTGGTAATTTCTTTCGGCAATTTCACATTTATTTAAAAATAAATCAATTTCTTCTTTTTCTTCTTTTCTAAAGTGTTGATATATATCCATTTTTACACCTCTAATTATATAAAAAATAGGATGTGACATTTCGTCTCACCCTACTGTCATTCATTGTTCATTTATAAAATAGGTACTACAGGCACAATCATATTAAATATATTGATTAAACCGACATAGAATAAACTCAAAGTAATAAATGCCACTATTGAAGATATGTCTAACATACCTAAAGGTGGAATGATTTTTCTGAATGGTTCTAAAAACGGTTCATATATTTTTCCTAAAAATTGTCCTAATGCGCCTTCTCTAACGCCTGGCAACCAAGATGTAAGGAAATAAACGATCATACCATATTGATAAATTTTAACTATAAATAATACAAATCCTAAAATTGTACTTAATAATCCACTATCCATATCTTATTTCCTCTATTCTTGATAAGGTTCAACTTGCTCTAATTGTTCAGTTATAGATCCTGCTACTTCAACGTTATCAGGTGTACATAAGAAAATATCAGTACCAACTCTTCTAATGTCGCCACCTATAGCATAAACAGTACCACTTAAGAAATCTATAATTCTTTTAGCAGATACTTTATCAATGCGCTGTAAATTTACTAATGTCGTTCTTCTGTTTTTTAACTCATCAGCGATATCTTGTGTATCAGAAAACACTCTCGGTTCAAATAAGCACATTTTAGAACTTTGCGCAAAATCCATATTACCACTCATGCTAACCACATTCGTTTGAGATGAATTTGTACGTTTTTCAGTCATGGCCTCTTTCCTTTCAGGTTTTTTAAAATCACGTGAACGCTGTGATTGATATCTTGTTGTATTTGTTTTTTGTGTAGGTATACTTTGAATAGATTGTTGATTCGTTTTTTTGTCTTGAGTTGATGGTTCTTGTTGTGGTGTTTTGCTTTGTTCTCTCTCGGGTTCTTCGTAAACTTCTTCTTCTTCATCAACTACGAAGAAACCTTTAAATACATCTTTAATTGCCATAATTTACACTCCTATTCACCAACTAATTTAGTC
This portion of the Mammaliicoccus vitulinus genome encodes:
- the ileS gene encoding isoleucine--tRNA ligase, encoding MDYKDTLLMPKTSFPMRGGLPNKEPQIQEEWKEKDLFNKILEKNKGNTPFILHDGPPYANGNLHMGHALNKILKDIIVRQKSMSGYYAPYVPGWDTHGLPIEQALTNKGVKRKEMSIAEFREKCKEFALEQIELQKADFRRLGVNGDWDNPYITLKPEFEAAQIRVFGEMAAKGLIYKGKKPVYWSPSSESSLAEAEIEYQDKKSPSIYVAFNVVDGKGIVDEDAAFVIWTTTPWTIPSNVAIAVNPTLNYVQVNVEGKKYVVAEALLDTVCEALEWNKETIVREKEFSGSELEYVTAQHPFIDRTSLLILGDHVTTDAGTGCVHTAPGHGEDDYVVGQKYGLDVISPIDDKGVFTEEAGEFEGQFYDKANKTITEKLDEVGALLKLSFFKHAYPHDWRTKKPVIFRATEQWFASISKVRQDILDAIDDTKFKIDWGKTRLYNMIRDRGEWVISRQRVWGVPLPVFYAENGDIIMTDETINHVANLFEEHGSNIWFERDAKDLLPEGFTHEGSPNGVFTKETDIMDVWFDSGSTHRGVLETRPELSYPADIYLEGSDQYRGWFNSSITTSVATKGISPYKMLLSHGFVMDGEGKKMSKSLGNVIVPDKIVKQMGADIARLWVSSVDYLADVRISNDILKQTSDVYRKIRNTFRFLLGNVSDFNPATDSVKYEDMLEIDQYMHNRLNQFIGRTLSHYEAFDYLDIYQDIQNFINVELSNFYLDYGKDILYIEEVDSLKRRSMQTVLNETLVKLTKVLAPIIPHTADETWGHIPHVEEESVHLTNMPNPHEVDIELVEKWSKLMKVRDDVNRALEVARNEKVIGKSLEAHITLSNSEDFNTVEFLSQFQDLQQLFIVSKVDVVDELTDGEAYEYVKVKVEHADGEKCQRCWNYSDELGSVGELDHLCPRCQSVVKTLV
- a CDS encoding RNA-binding protein → MDIYQHFRKEEKEEIDLFLNKCEIAERNYQHVLTDFLDPREQYILQTIVGGFDELNVHYFGGDDKLERKRAIIAPDYFVPTEEDYEIVLIELTYPSKFVKLTHRNVLGTIMSLGIDRNQLGDIIVNDRIQFVLTKRFESYIMMELTKIKGAGIKLSSIPFGNMIQSSENWITHDITVSTMRLDVIIKHITNTSRTISKKLIEGKRVKVNHREIESVDFTVEENDLLSIKGYGRALIIANNGESKKGKIRITYRTLFK
- a CDS encoding YggT family protein translates to MDSGLLSTILGFVLFIVKIYQYGMIVYFLTSWLPGVREGALGQFLGKIYEPFLEPFRKIIPPLGMLDISSIVAFITLSLFYVGLINIFNMIVPVVPIL
- the lspA gene encoding signal peptidase II translates to MRKGYNIPIWSTFIILLIAIDQFTKLLIVKSLEVGDSIKVISNAIYITSHRNQGAAWGILQGKMWLFYIVTVVVLVILFMFFKNEGYGQPVIQLGLSLLIAGSIGNFIDRLFRGEVVDFIDTYIFSYNFPIFNVADAALTIGVIVLIIVILFEGKEEKA
- a CDS encoding RluA family pseudouridine synthase, whose translation is MNTFEFKIEKDSEKGVRIDKLLPELNPDWSRNQIQDWIRLGLVEVNGSVIKANYKTKLNDVIVATEKVIEEVDIVAEDLGIEVYYEDKDVAVVYKPKGMVVHPAPGHYTGTLVNGLMHVINDLSGINGEIRPGIVHRIDKDTSGLLMIAKNDIAHRGLVEQLVNKTVTREYTALVHGNIPHEFGTIEAPIGRNPRERQEMAIVDDGKEAVTHFNVIDKFDKYTLVNCQLETGRTHQIRVHMKHIGFPLVGDPKYGPKKTMNIDGQALHAGLLGFEHPVTGEYIEKEAPLPEYFATILEKLRNHEDKK
- a CDS encoding cell division protein SepF, translating into MAIKDVFKGFFVVDEEEEVYEEPEREQSKTPQQEPSTQDKKTNQQSIQSIPTQKTNTTRYQSQRSRDFKKPERKEAMTEKRTNSSQTNVVSMSGNMDFAQSSKMCLFEPRVFSDTQDIADELKNRRTTLVNLQRIDKVSAKRIIDFLSGTVYAIGGDIRRVGTDIFLCTPDNVEVAGSITEQLEQVEPYQE
- a CDS encoding DivIVA domain-containing protein; the encoded protein is MAFTPEEIKQKEFSRVHKGLDETEVREYLQTLSNEIEKLKADKEQLQTLINDKDENINRFKAVENTISEALLQAQKAGEETKHTAILRADAIVKEAEGRSDQIINDALQKARHISFQTEDMKRQSKVFRSRFRMLVEAQLDLLKNEDWDYLLNYDVDQQKVTEENIDILNKEEENNQEQINNQSVKSEEDTSKE